The proteins below come from a single Asanoa ferruginea genomic window:
- a CDS encoding mechanosensitive ion channel family protein — protein MNLAEASPAPTASCAATDPLCGWVLDVTGSSWAAVGSYYFLVKPLRIIAILLLAVVARYLLHKLISRLVRTGSEGSVPTILKPLRNRKPSAASVDPAVVVPERRRQRAEAIGSVLRSLVTAFVFSIALLMVLEELSFNLAPLLASAGILGLAVGFGAQSLVKDLLGGLFMLLEDQYGVGDNVDLGEATGVVESVGLRITTVRDARGVLWYIRNGEIIRVGNKSQGWAMLMIDMPIGFADAEAAVDVLRTAAAAVYADPELTDNFVEPPEVLGVESVTVDGTVIRTVAKTTSDGQYVVGRELRRRLTEALASAGVTAQLAAARVFPRPATPEGESSGVS, from the coding sequence ATGAACCTCGCCGAGGCATCTCCCGCCCCCACTGCGAGCTGTGCCGCTACTGATCCGCTTTGTGGCTGGGTGCTCGATGTGACCGGTTCGTCCTGGGCTGCCGTGGGCAGCTATTACTTCCTGGTCAAACCCCTGCGGATCATCGCGATCCTGCTGCTGGCCGTCGTCGCCCGGTATCTGCTGCACAAGCTGATCAGCCGGCTGGTCCGGACCGGCTCAGAGGGCTCCGTGCCGACGATTCTCAAGCCGCTGCGCAACCGCAAGCCCAGCGCGGCCTCGGTCGACCCGGCCGTCGTGGTGCCCGAACGGCGCCGCCAGCGGGCCGAGGCGATCGGCTCCGTGCTGCGCAGCCTGGTCACCGCGTTCGTCTTCTCGATCGCACTGCTGATGGTGCTCGAAGAGCTCAGCTTCAACCTGGCGCCGCTGCTGGCCAGCGCCGGCATCCTCGGCCTGGCGGTCGGCTTCGGCGCGCAGAGCCTGGTCAAGGACCTGCTGGGCGGCCTGTTCATGCTGCTCGAAGATCAATACGGGGTCGGCGACAACGTCGACCTGGGCGAGGCGACCGGCGTCGTCGAGTCGGTCGGGCTGCGGATCACCACCGTGCGGGACGCCCGCGGCGTGCTCTGGTACATCCGCAACGGCGAGATCATCCGGGTCGGCAACAAGAGCCAGGGCTGGGCAATGCTCATGATCGATATGCCGATCGGTTTCGCCGACGCCGAAGCCGCGGTAGACGTGCTGCGTACGGCCGCGGCCGCCGTCTATGCCGATCCGGAACTGACCGACAACTTCGTCGAGCCGCCGGAGGTGCTCGGCGTCGAGTCGGTGACGGTCGACGGGACCGTCATCCGGACGGTCGCGAAGACCACATCAGACGGCCAGTACGTGGTCGGCCGCGAACTGCGCCGCCGGCTCACCGAGGCCCTGGCCAGCGCCGGCGTCACCGCGCAGCTTGCTGCCGCCCGGGTGTTCCCCCGACCGGCCACTCCGGAGGGTGAATCTTCCGGGGTGTCCTGA
- a CDS encoding HNH endonuclease translates to MPDIRPTVGSGVLVLNATYEPLCVVSVRRAAILVLSAKAVCVADGEGFLHSVRHELPVPSVVRLTRYVRVPFRATVGLSRRAIFARDGWRCAYCKGPAETIDHVFPRSRGGRHAWENVVAACAKCNHSKGDKTPAELGWRLLTKPAAPKGTAWRVLGHRAPDPRWASWLDLPSPEVAAA, encoded by the coding sequence ATGCCTGACATACGACCGACTGTGGGCTCCGGGGTATTAGTCCTGAACGCCACCTACGAGCCCCTCTGCGTCGTGTCAGTGCGAAGAGCCGCGATCCTCGTCCTTTCCGCCAAGGCTGTCTGTGTCGCCGATGGTGAGGGATTTCTGCACAGCGTCCGCCACGAGCTTCCGGTGCCTTCCGTGGTCCGGCTGACCCGCTACGTCCGGGTCCCCTTCCGGGCCACCGTCGGGCTGTCCCGGCGCGCGATATTCGCCCGCGACGGGTGGCGCTGCGCCTACTGCAAAGGGCCGGCCGAGACCATCGACCACGTGTTTCCGCGCAGCCGCGGTGGCCGGCACGCCTGGGAAAACGTCGTGGCCGCCTGCGCCAAGTGCAACCACAGCAAAGGCGACAAGACCCCGGCCGAGCTCGGCTGGCGGCTGCTCACCAAGCCGGCGGCACCCAAAGGAACGGCCTGGCGGGTGCTCGGCCACCGCGCGCCCGACCCGCGCTGGGCGAGCTGGCTCGACCTGCCCTCGCCCGAGGTCGCCGCGGCCTGA
- a CDS encoding class F sortase has translation MSDEPEQIPIIRDLLRLPGASAPPPVAPAPAVPPAPAVPPGPAVPPVPAPGPTAGSADPGPKAAASARVVGLSERVDKKRRRLGVPGVLALLLLGVFLSGLGLGQATGGFSLPSFSWFGPDAKPPPREFPVLEASRPTRIAIPDIGVNAPVHDVGLADDGTIAVPPVNEPNETGWYESGPTPGEFGPAVLVGHVDTKTGPAVFAKLSALDPGDRVEVTRRDRSVAVFEVNSVERFDKTSVPADRVYGDFSRPGLRLITCGGRWVGGATGYEDNIVVFASLVSAHDAA, from the coding sequence ATGTCGGATGAGCCGGAGCAGATCCCGATCATCCGGGACCTGCTCCGCCTGCCGGGAGCGAGCGCACCCCCACCGGTCGCGCCCGCTCCCGCAGTGCCGCCCGCTCCCGCAGTGCCGCCCGGTCCCGCTGTGCCGCCTGTTCCAGCGCCCGGCCCCACCGCCGGGAGTGCCGACCCGGGTCCGAAGGCAGCCGCCTCGGCCCGGGTCGTCGGGCTGTCCGAGCGCGTCGACAAGAAGCGGCGGCGGCTCGGCGTACCCGGAGTGCTGGCTCTGCTCCTGCTCGGGGTTTTCCTGTCCGGGCTCGGGCTGGGCCAGGCGACCGGCGGGTTCTCGCTGCCGAGCTTCTCGTGGTTCGGGCCGGACGCGAAACCGCCGCCGCGGGAGTTCCCCGTGCTGGAGGCGAGCCGGCCGACCCGGATCGCGATTCCCGACATCGGCGTGAACGCGCCCGTGCACGACGTCGGGCTGGCCGACGACGGCACGATCGCGGTGCCGCCGGTCAACGAGCCCAACGAGACCGGTTGGTATGAGTCGGGACCGACGCCGGGGGAGTTCGGGCCGGCGGTGCTCGTCGGGCACGTCGACACCAAGACCGGCCCGGCCGTGTTCGCGAAGCTTTCCGCCCTGGACCCCGGCGACCGGGTCGAGGTGACCCGGCGGGACCGGTCGGTGGCCGTGTTCGAGGTCAACTCGGTGGAGCGGTTCGACAAGACGAGCGTGCCGGCCGACCGGGTCTACGGCGACTTCAGCCGGCCCGGGCTGCGGCTGATCACCTGTGGCGGGCGCTGGGTCGGTGGTGCGACCGGTTACGAGGACAACATCGTGGTGTTCGCGTCGCTGGTCTCAGCCCACGACGCCGCGTAG
- the kynU gene encoding kynureninase, translating to MSVDRRTQAQRLDAADPLAAFRDEFVIGEPDLVYLDGNSLGRLPRVTRDRLRAAVDEEWGVDLVRGWDRWIALAREAGEVLATGVLGADPGEVLLADSTSVNLYKLAVAACDARPGRRVIVTDDDNFPTDRYVLEGVAAARDLTLRVIRSDLDTGVSIAAVREALDDDVALVSLSHVAYRSGAIADVDAITRAVHDAGALMLWDLCHSAGAVPVPLRSAGVDLAVGCTYKHLNAGPGAPAFLYVRSDLQAELRQPIWGWFGQRDQFAMGPAYDPAPSMDRFLVGTPPVLGGYAALCGATLSASAGIDRIFAKSTALGDFAIELFDEWLAPHGFALASPRSGRGAHVTLHHHGAWQISQALREASVIPDYRTPDRLRLGLAPLYTRFADVYEGLDRLRTIMEAESWRRFSANRSRVT from the coding sequence GTGTCAGTTGATCGCCGCACCCAGGCCCAGCGTCTCGACGCCGCCGACCCGCTCGCCGCCTTCCGTGACGAGTTCGTCATCGGCGAGCCCGACCTGGTCTACCTCGACGGCAACTCGCTCGGCCGGCTGCCGCGGGTCACCCGCGACCGGCTGCGGGCCGCCGTCGACGAGGAGTGGGGCGTCGACCTGGTGCGCGGCTGGGACCGCTGGATCGCTCTGGCCCGCGAGGCCGGCGAGGTGCTGGCCACCGGCGTGCTGGGCGCCGACCCGGGCGAGGTGCTGCTCGCCGACTCGACCAGCGTCAACCTCTACAAGCTCGCGGTGGCCGCCTGCGACGCAAGGCCCGGCCGGCGGGTGATCGTCACCGACGACGACAACTTCCCGACCGACCGCTACGTGCTGGAGGGCGTCGCCGCCGCACGCGACCTGACGCTGCGGGTGATCCGGTCCGACCTGGACACCGGGGTGTCGATCGCCGCGGTGCGGGAAGCCCTCGACGACGACGTCGCGCTGGTGTCGCTGTCGCATGTGGCCTACCGCTCGGGCGCGATCGCCGACGTCGACGCGATCACCCGCGCGGTGCACGATGCCGGCGCGCTGATGCTGTGGGACCTGTGCCACTCGGCGGGCGCCGTCCCGGTGCCGTTGCGCTCCGCCGGGGTCGACCTGGCCGTCGGGTGCACCTACAAGCACCTCAACGCCGGCCCCGGCGCACCGGCGTTCCTCTACGTGCGGTCGGATCTCCAGGCTGAACTGCGGCAGCCGATCTGGGGCTGGTTCGGGCAGCGCGACCAGTTCGCGATGGGCCCGGCCTACGACCCGGCGCCCTCGATGGACCGCTTCCTGGTCGGCACCCCGCCGGTCCTGGGCGGTTACGCGGCGCTGTGCGGCGCGACCCTCAGCGCGTCGGCGGGCATTGACCGGATCTTCGCGAAGAGTACGGCGCTGGGCGACTTCGCGATCGAGCTGTTCGACGAGTGGCTGGCGCCGCACGGCTTCGCGCTGGCCTCGCCGCGCTCCGGCCGGGGCGCCCACGTGACGCTGCACCACCACGGCGCCTGGCAGATCAGCCAGGCGCTGCGCGAGGCGTCGGTGATCCCCGACTACCGCACCCCGGATCGGCTGCGGCTGGGCCTGGCGCCGCTCTACACCCGGTTCGCCGACGTGTACGAGGGCCTGGACCGGCTCCGCACGATCATGGAGGCGGAGTCCTGGCGGCGGTTTTCCGCGAATCGCTCTCGGGTTACCTGA
- a CDS encoding amidase, with protein MADLHDLTALEQGAAIARGELSSAELVAHYLTRIAAFGDTVGAFVTVTADQARAEAADLDAAPPDARGPLHGVPTAIKDLTMTAGVRTTFGSAAFADFVPPVDADVVTYLRAAGTVSLGKTTTSELGTSCHAESLVAPPARNPWALGNTAGGSSGGAAAAVAAGLVAVAQGSDGGGSVRIPAAICGLVGYKPSRGVVSGGPLGFAGFGLPTHGAIARTVLDAAAFLDAMAVPTVGEPYLAPPAPGGGYLGAARTAAPGRLRIGRFTTPMLVDTPVDPACVAAVDAAASALTGAGHQVEDVAAPLTPDMWPLFETLWYVLSLAPVPPEKESSLLPLTRYLRARGDTVSAGQLMGALAELQTRVRQGLAPLAGYDLLLSPVLAVPQAEIGWFTSASEPADDFDRQRRFSPYCAIFNVTGQPSVSVPTSATTDGLPVGVLLSGRYGDDARLLAAAAQLERLAGRVDRHPAIWTDAPSATVNGV; from the coding sequence ATGGCGGACCTCCACGACCTCACCGCGCTCGAACAGGGTGCGGCGATCGCCCGCGGCGAGCTGAGCAGCGCCGAGCTGGTCGCGCACTACCTCACCCGGATCGCGGCGTTCGGCGACACCGTGGGCGCCTTCGTCACCGTCACCGCCGACCAGGCCCGCGCGGAGGCGGCCGACCTCGACGCGGCACCGCCGGACGCGCGCGGCCCGCTGCACGGCGTGCCGACCGCGATCAAAGACCTGACCATGACCGCCGGGGTACGCACGACGTTCGGCTCCGCCGCGTTCGCCGACTTCGTGCCGCCGGTCGACGCCGACGTGGTGACCTACCTGCGCGCGGCCGGCACCGTGTCGCTCGGCAAGACCACCACCTCGGAGCTGGGCACCTCCTGCCACGCCGAGAGCCTGGTCGCACCGCCGGCCCGCAACCCGTGGGCGCTGGGCAACACGGCCGGCGGCTCCAGCGGCGGCGCGGCGGCCGCGGTCGCCGCCGGGCTGGTGGCGGTCGCGCAGGGCTCCGACGGCGGCGGCTCGGTGCGGATCCCCGCCGCGATCTGCGGCCTGGTCGGCTACAAGCCGAGCCGCGGCGTGGTCTCCGGCGGCCCGCTCGGCTTCGCCGGGTTCGGCCTGCCCACACACGGCGCGATCGCCCGCACCGTTCTCGACGCGGCCGCGTTCCTCGACGCGATGGCGGTGCCCACGGTCGGCGAGCCCTACCTGGCGCCGCCGGCACCGGGCGGCGGCTACCTGGGCGCCGCGCGCACCGCCGCGCCCGGCCGGCTGCGGATCGGCCGGTTCACCACGCCGATGCTGGTCGACACGCCCGTCGACCCGGCCTGCGTGGCGGCCGTCGACGCGGCCGCGAGCGCGCTCACCGGCGCGGGCCACCAGGTCGAAGACGTGGCGGCGCCACTGACGCCGGACATGTGGCCGCTCTTCGAGACGCTCTGGTACGTGTTGTCGCTGGCACCCGTACCCCCGGAGAAGGAATCGTCCCTGTTGCCGTTGACGCGTTATCTGCGCGCCCGGGGTGACACGGTCAGTGCCGGCCAGTTGATGGGCGCCCTCGCGGAGTTGCAGACCCGGGTCCGGCAGGGTCTGGCCCCGCTGGCCGGTTACGACCTGTTGCTCAGCCCGGTGTTGGCCGTGCCACAGGCCGAGATCGGCTGGTTCACGTCGGCGAGCGAACCCGCCGACGACTTCGACCGCCAGCGGCGCTTCTCGCCGTACTGTGCGATCTTCAATGTGACCGGACAGCCCTCGGTGAGCGTGCCGACCAGCGCGACCACCGACGGTCTACCGGTCGGTGTCCTGTTGAGCGGGCGTTACGGCGACGACGCGCGGCTGCTGGCCGCGGCGGCACAGCTGGAGCGGCTCGCCGGGCGTGTTGATCGCCACCCGGCGATCTGGACGGACGCGCCCTCCGCTACCGTGAACGGCGTCTGA